In the Ramlibacter tataouinensis TTB310 genome, one interval contains:
- a CDS encoding type B 50S ribosomal protein L31, with protein sequence MKQGIHPNYREVLFVDLSNGFKFVTRSCVATREMGKTDDGRELPLFKLDTSSESHPFYTGTQKSVDNMGGRVEKFRNRFGKTAAK encoded by the coding sequence GAAACAAGGCATCCACCCCAACTACCGCGAAGTGCTCTTCGTGGACCTGTCCAACGGTTTCAAGTTCGTCACCCGCTCCTGCGTGGCCACCCGCGAGATGGGCAAGACCGACGACGGCCGCGAGCTGCCGCTGTTCAAGCTGGACACCTCCAGCGAGTCGCACCCGTTCTACACCGGCACCCAGAAGTCGGTGGACAACATGGGCGGCCGCGTCGAGAAGTTCCGCAACCGCTTCGGCAAGACCGCCGCCAAGTAA
- a CDS encoding membrane protein, translating into MNSPTPAIVAQSAVRRLPRLALLLFCAAYVIPGFVFREPWKSADMTAFGYMFELARGGADWLSPTLLGQPPDFNALLPYWLGAWAINWAPAWLPADLAVRVVYAGLLVLTLLATWYAVYHLARGPGAQPVPFAFGGEAHPTDYARAIADGALLGLVASLGLAQLSHETTPALAQLGFTALTFYGLAAAPYHRWLPGLSLATGLAGLALSGAPTLALAFAVGGAAVLVLDPPADAPSSERSWGWTVALLAMVLGVALLARELELWHWRLESSRDWRSIGRLLLWFTWPTWPLALWTVWRWRRRLADRHVALPLWFALVSLASTLSTTNADRSLLLGLPALAALAAFALPTLKRGVAALIDWFTLLFFSSCAIVIWVVWISLQTGFPAKPASNVYKLAPGFEPSFSLGALLLALGGTVAWAWLVRWRTRRHQQPIWRSLVLPAGGAALCWLLMMTLWLPVLDYARSYTPVVRGLTQAMGPHPGCVEVFGLTRGQAAALRYHAGLDLHSAGTRPQCGWLVVAPGVEASAAVAMQMKQWKPVAKVRRPTDANDNLLLYRKAP; encoded by the coding sequence GTGAACTCGCCCACCCCCGCCATCGTTGCCCAGAGCGCCGTGCGCCGCCTGCCCCGGCTGGCGCTGCTGCTGTTCTGCGCCGCCTACGTGATCCCGGGCTTCGTCTTCCGCGAGCCCTGGAAGAGCGCGGATATGACGGCCTTCGGCTACATGTTCGAGCTGGCCCGCGGCGGCGCGGACTGGCTCTCGCCCACGCTGCTGGGCCAACCCCCGGACTTCAACGCGCTGCTGCCCTACTGGCTGGGCGCCTGGGCCATCAACTGGGCGCCGGCCTGGCTGCCGGCCGACCTGGCGGTGCGCGTGGTCTACGCCGGCCTGCTGGTGCTGACGCTGCTGGCCACCTGGTACGCCGTGTACCACCTGGCGCGCGGGCCCGGCGCCCAGCCCGTGCCCTTCGCCTTCGGCGGCGAGGCCCACCCCACCGATTACGCCCGGGCCATCGCCGACGGCGCACTGCTGGGGCTGGTCGCCTCGCTCGGCCTGGCCCAGCTGTCGCACGAGACCACGCCGGCCCTGGCCCAGCTGGGCTTCACCGCGCTCACCTTCTATGGCCTGGCTGCGGCGCCGTACCATCGCTGGCTGCCGGGCCTCTCCCTGGCGACGGGCTTGGCGGGCCTGGCGCTCAGCGGCGCACCGACGCTGGCCCTGGCCTTCGCGGTGGGCGGCGCGGCGGTGCTGGTGCTGGACCCGCCGGCCGATGCCCCGTCGTCCGAGCGCTCCTGGGGCTGGACCGTCGCGCTGCTGGCCATGGTGCTGGGCGTGGCCCTGCTGGCGCGTGAACTCGAGCTGTGGCACTGGCGGCTGGAGAGCTCGCGCGACTGGCGCAGCATCGGCCGGCTCCTGTTGTGGTTCACCTGGCCCACCTGGCCCTTGGCGCTGTGGACCGTGTGGCGCTGGCGGCGGCGGCTGGCCGACCGCCATGTCGCCCTGCCCCTGTGGTTCGCGCTGGTGTCGCTGGCCAGCACGCTGTCCACCACCAACGCCGACCGCTCCCTGCTGCTGGGCCTGCCGGCGCTGGCCGCGCTGGCCGCGTTCGCCCTGCCGACGCTCAAGCGCGGCGTCGCGGCGCTGATCGACTGGTTCACCCTGCTGTTCTTCAGCAGCTGCGCGATCGTGATCTGGGTGGTGTGGATCTCGCTGCAGACCGGTTTCCCGGCCAAGCCCGCCTCCAACGTCTACAAGCTGGCCCCGGGTTTCGAGCCGAGCTTTTCGCTGGGGGCCCTGCTGCTGGCGCTGGGCGGCACCGTGGCCTGGGCCTGGCTGGTGCGCTGGCGCACCCGGCGCCACCAGCAGCCGATCTGGAGGAGCCTGGTGCTGCCGGCCGGCGGCGCCGCGCTGTGCTGGCTGCTGATGATGACGCTGTGGCTGCCGGTGCTGGACTACGCGCGCAGCTACACCCCGGTGGTGCGCGGGCTGACGCAGGCCATGGGCCCGCACCCCGGCTGTGTCGAGGTGTTCGGGCTGACCCGCGGCCAGGCCGCGGCGCTGCGCTACCACGCCGGTCTGGACCTGCACAGCGCGGGCACGCGGCCGCAGTGCGGCTGGCTGGTGGTGGCGCCCGGCGTCGAGGCCTCCGCCGCGGTCGCCATGCAGATGAAGCAGTGGAAGCCGGTGGCCAAGGTGCGCCGCCCGACCGACGCCAACGACAACCTGCTGCTCTACCGGAAAGCGCCCTGA